Proteins from a genomic interval of Polaribacter sejongensis:
- a CDS encoding beta-galactosidase, producing the protein MLTFISVVFFSCKKETTQNEVWSSKSDILFLDFEKEDINNNFIDIKGSHKIVKNNRNHALEISFKKDEKITGVKLTPKNNFKLNKSKKYSLVFDAKSLGDETTFLTVYAENGNGERVRRITNIDTGKFKSYFFELTSNKTDINSGLRDTPKAWETEATHMKISGLLYNMDFSEIAGIDFFRLEGLKDKTILVDNIRIVESPERDPNFLKGIVDKFGQNAKRDFPIKVHSDEELKKIADVELKSLAEYTLMSDRSQYGGWKDGPKLDATGYFRKEKVDGKWALIDPEGYLYFSIGLANVRMANTTTYTGIDYTDEKLYHRDPEDVTPEDSKGIIEIPTETMKTAHVVNKLRNDMFLELPKIDDALANHYSYRRESHFGPIEHGQTYSFYRANLERRYGETSKNSFFDKWLEVTENRMRNWGFTSFGNWIDPAFYHRNNLPYFANGWIIGDFQKVYSGSDYWGPMPDPFDPEFERRVIKSIDVVSKEVENNPWCMGVFVDNERSWGNESSTKAHYGLVLDGLSKGKDSYLKQQFMTILKTKHKTIGNLNKAWKTNIASWKELEKGVDYKKQNEFPEGMVADFSVMLTAFATKYFKTVHDILEDKMPNYMYMGCRFAVWGITKEVRESAAKYVDVFSYNHYKEGIGTKYWKFLEEIDMPTIIGEFHMGAPDSGLFHSGLVHAADQKDRANMWADYANSAIDNPYFVGVHWFQYLDSPLTGRAHDGENYNVGFVSNTDIPYPPMIKKAKEVNSNLYTRRFGKKIKK; encoded by the coding sequence ATGTTAACATTTATTTCTGTGGTATTTTTTTCATGTAAAAAAGAAACTACACAAAATGAAGTTTGGAGTTCAAAATCAGATATCTTGTTTTTAGATTTCGAAAAAGAAGACATTAATAACAATTTCATTGACATAAAAGGAAGTCACAAAATTGTTAAAAATAATAGAAATCATGCATTAGAAATTTCCTTTAAAAAAGATGAAAAAATTACAGGAGTAAAATTAACACCGAAAAATAATTTCAAATTAAATAAAAGCAAAAAATATAGTTTAGTTTTTGATGCTAAAAGTTTAGGGGACGAAACTACTTTTTTAACAGTTTATGCCGAAAACGGAAATGGAGAAAGAGTAAGAAGAATTACAAACATTGATACCGGTAAATTCAAATCATATTTCTTTGAACTCACCTCAAATAAAACTGACATAAATAGTGGTTTAAGAGATACTCCTAAAGCTTGGGAAACCGAAGCAACTCATATGAAAATTAGTGGACTTCTATATAATATGGATTTTTCTGAAATAGCAGGAATAGACTTTTTTAGATTAGAAGGTTTAAAAGACAAAACTATTTTAGTTGATAATATTAGAATTGTAGAAAGCCCAGAAAGAGATCCAAATTTTTTAAAAGGAATTGTAGATAAATTTGGGCAAAATGCAAAAAGAGATTTCCCTATAAAAGTACATTCTGATGAAGAACTAAAGAAAATTGCTGATGTAGAATTAAAATCTTTAGCAGAATATACGTTAATGTCAGATAGAAGCCAATATGGTGGATGGAAAGATGGTCCTAAATTAGATGCAACGGGTTATTTTAGAAAAGAAAAAGTTGATGGAAAATGGGCTTTAATAGATCCAGAAGGTTACTTATATTTTTCAATTGGTTTAGCAAATGTACGTATGGCAAACACTACAACGTATACAGGTATCGATTATACAGATGAAAAATTATATCATAGAGACCCGGAAGATGTAACTCCTGAAGACTCTAAAGGTATTATAGAAATACCTACAGAAACCATGAAAACAGCTCATGTAGTTAATAAACTTAGAAATGACATGTTTCTTGAATTACCAAAAATTGATGATGCTCTAGCTAATCATTATAGTTATAGAAGAGAATCTCATTTTGGGCCTATAGAACATGGACAAACATATAGTTTTTATAGAGCGAACTTAGAACGTAGATATGGAGAAACAAGCAAAAATTCTTTTTTTGATAAATGGTTAGAAGTTACAGAAAACAGAATGCGTAATTGGGGATTCACGTCCTTTGGAAACTGGATTGACCCAGCATTTTATCACAGAAATAACTTACCTTATTTTGCTAACGGATGGATTATTGGAGATTTTCAAAAGGTATATTCTGGTTCGGATTATTGGGGACCAATGCCAGATCCTTTCGATCCAGAATTTGAAAGAAGAGTAATAAAATCAATTGATGTTGTTTCTAAAGAAGTCGAAAACAATCCTTGGTGTATGGGTGTTTTTGTTGATAACGAAAGAAGTTGGGGGAATGAAAGTTCTACAAAAGCACATTATGGATTGGTTTTAGATGGTTTATCTAAAGGAAAAGATAGCTATTTAAAGCAACAGTTTATGACTATTTTAAAGACTAAGCACAAAACTATTGGAAACTTAAATAAAGCTTGGAAAACAAATATAGCTAGTTGGAAAGAACTTGAAAAAGGTGTTGATTATAAAAAACAAAATGAATTTCCTGAAGGTATGGTGGCAGATTTTTCTGTAATGCTCACAGCTTTTGCTACCAAATATTTTAAAACTGTTCATGATATTTTAGAAGATAAAATGCCAAACTATATGTACATGGGATGTCGTTTTGCTGTTTGGGGAATCACAAAAGAAGTTCGTGAATCTGCAGCTAAATATGTTGATGTTTTTAGTTACAATCATTACAAAGAAGGTATTGGTACTAAGTACTGGAAATTTTTAGAAGAAATAGATATGCCAACCATTATTGGAGAATTTCACATGGGAGCACCAGATTCTGGGTTATTTCATTCTGGTTTAGTTCATGCAGCAGATCAAAAAGATAGAGCTAATATGTGGGCAGATTATGCAAACTCTGCAATAGACAACCCATATTTTGTAGGAGTACATTGGTTTCAATATTTAGATTCTCCACTTACTGGTAGAGCCCACGATGGTGAAAATTATAATGTAGGTTTTGTCTCTAATACAGATATTCCTTATCCACCAATGATTAAAAAAGCAAAAGAAGTAAATTCAAATTTATATACAAGAAGGTTTGGTAAAAAAATAAAAAAGTAA
- a CDS encoding single-stranded DNA-binding protein, which produces MSTLKNKVQLIGNVGNAPEVKTLEGGKKVVNFSLATNEFYKNSDGEKVQNTQWHAIVAWGRIAEIVAEYVDKGKEVAIEGKLTSRSYETKEGEKRYVTEVVADEILLLGIKGEQNAIE; this is translated from the coding sequence ATGAGCACACTAAAAAACAAAGTACAGTTAATCGGGAACGTAGGAAATGCACCCGAAGTTAAGACCCTAGAGGGTGGGAAAAAAGTTGTTAATTTTTCATTAGCAACGAATGAGTTTTATAAAAACTCAGATGGGGAAAAAGTGCAAAATACCCAATGGCATGCTATTGTAGCATGGGGTAGAATTGCAGAAATAGTAGCCGAGTATGTGGACAAAGGAAAAGAGGTTGCTATTGAAGGAAAACTAACGTCTCGTTCTTACGAAACCAAAGAAGGTGAAAAACGATATGTTACGGAAGTGGTAGCAGATGAAATTCTATTGCTTGGTATCAAAGGAGAACAAAATGCTATTGAATAA
- a CDS encoding DUF6876 family protein has product MNTQHTTLKHDLQLFSGSENIYSLPILGTRYTEGILYLVNKANCFWLLIDASGIAKSLLDKSYFITIDFKRLNKENQDATGKEATINYGDGNDTILESHSYNYTDFPLDELRLFFIDGTLMLPSEY; this is encoded by the coding sequence ATGAACACACAACATACAACACTAAAACACGATTTACAATTATTTTCGGGTTCTGAAAATATATATTCACTTCCAATTCTTGGAACAAGATATACAGAAGGAATATTATATTTAGTGAATAAAGCAAATTGCTTTTGGCTTCTTATAGATGCATCTGGAATTGCAAAAAGTTTACTTGATAAAAGTTATTTTATTACCATCGATTTTAAAAGACTTAATAAGGAAAATCAGGATGCTACAGGTAAGGAAGCAACTATAAATTATGGTGATGGAAATGATACTATTTTAGAATCTCATTCTTATAATTATACAGATTTTCCATTGGATGAATTGAGGTTGTTTTTTATAGACGGAACCTTAATGCTACCAAGCGAATATTAA
- a CDS encoding BfmA/BtgA family mobilization protein produces MNSFIGIRFKKETAKRFQKFSRAHFKSHTEAMATILDFFFYNEISPKEKFGPTGRTIESTIKKRINAVIAIMKDVEKTQTKPTAAMIASLFQVQEPTKKGLILEKNGIDKNKEIRFKEKGDSMNNL; encoded by the coding sequence ATGAACTCATTTATCGGAATTAGATTTAAAAAAGAAACTGCAAAACGTTTTCAAAAATTTTCAAGAGCACACTTCAAATCACATACTGAAGCGATGGCAACTATTCTTGATTTTTTCTTCTATAATGAAATTTCTCCAAAAGAAAAATTTGGACCTACAGGCAGGACTATTGAGTCAACTATTAAGAAACGGATTAATGCGGTAATTGCCATTATGAAGGATGTCGAAAAGACACAAACGAAACCTACCGCTGCAATGATTGCATCGCTTTTTCAGGTGCAGGAGCCTACAAAAAAAGGCTTGATTCTAGAGAAAAACGGGATCGATAAAAATAAGGAAATCCGTTTTAAGGAAAAAGGAGATTCAATGAACAACCTATAA
- the mobB gene encoding MobB family relaxase, translated as MYITITPQKTGGNYSQSSADFVKYLEKENEGLDQESMEHFFNQYDDEISAEEVVSSIDKNTGKLKKNEPKFYSITVSPSKYELKKLQNNHQDLIKYTRAIMKDYVASFNREINGKPITINDIKYYAKIEQQRRFKGTDKEVKENQPYATKILKLKNEIRNIESGRVEGNVNNLKKDIRKLEEHAPHQQDGKRIVQGMKKAGDQSHIHIIVSRKDASNSISLSPGSKYKASEVKMHGKLVKRGFDRNHFFENAEKSFDKTFGYQRNYVESYAARKDFLQNPKIYFTSLMKLPTNEKSLAFKIIGKAGIPMLPKIPVTQAQLALKIFNKLRRGAEIALKSSSIGI; from the coding sequence ATGTATATCACTATTACACCTCAAAAAACTGGAGGTAATTATTCGCAAAGTTCAGCTGATTTTGTAAAGTATTTAGAGAAAGAAAATGAAGGTTTAGATCAAGAAAGTATGGAGCATTTTTTCAATCAATATGATGACGAAATTTCTGCAGAAGAAGTGGTGAGCAGCATTGATAAAAATACGGGGAAACTCAAAAAAAATGAACCTAAATTTTATTCGATTACCGTGAGTCCTTCCAAATATGAATTGAAGAAATTACAAAACAATCATCAAGATTTAATAAAATATACGAGAGCTATAATGAAAGATTATGTGGCTTCTTTCAATAGAGAAATCAATGGAAAACCGATTACAATTAATGATATAAAGTATTATGCAAAAATAGAACAGCAACGAAGATTTAAGGGAACTGATAAAGAGGTGAAAGAAAACCAGCCGTATGCCACAAAAATATTAAAACTAAAAAATGAAATCCGGAATATTGAATCGGGAAGGGTAGAAGGTAATGTCAATAATTTGAAAAAAGACATCAGAAAATTAGAAGAGCATGCACCACATCAACAAGATGGTAAACGAATTGTTCAAGGCATGAAAAAGGCAGGGGACCAGAGTCATATTCATATTATTGTGAGCAGAAAAGACGCTTCTAATTCGATTAGCCTTTCTCCAGGAAGTAAGTACAAAGCATCCGAAGTTAAGATGCACGGAAAGTTGGTGAAACGTGGTTTTGATAGAAATCATTTTTTTGAAAATGCAGAAAAATCTTTTGACAAAACATTCGGTTACCAAAGAAATTATGTAGAGTCGTATGCTGCTAGAAAAGACTTTCTCCAAAACCCGAAAATCTATTTTACGTCACTAATGAAATTACCGACCAATGAAAAATCATTGGCATTTAAAATAATAGGGAAAGCTGGTATTCCGATGCTACCAAAGATTCCGGTGACACAAGCACAATTGGCATTAAAAATATTTAACAAGTTACGTCGTGGTGCAGAAATAGCTTTAAAATCGAGTTCAATCGGCATTTAA
- a CDS encoding ABC-three component system protein encodes MIDLIHQNVEANNVIVFVHGFVGGKTTWINENGEKPLIDSLLLEDEIYTNFDIGVFTYHTQLLELFPKIKKLKNMIWGKKTTTNSPIDDIAKILKTSITYRCEKYDNIILIGHSMGGLVSKRFILDDINEFSVSRVKLYISLATPHSGSNLANLGGKIVDNLQVNDMKPLGKNINELNDEWVKCTNLPKRFYAQGMSDKIVPKESSVALDRDKQKIFYSDDDHFSIIIPDNENDNILLALKSELIKFFKNEQISSIKNNEVFKDKGQYDDEVFVLKLIIADVHDTLISGAKHAFFSAEFTARKLVALGVDVSELSLLYEKIKQLYIIEFGELITGKHNSSNALVNAIHKQILEKDRNYLNSNFSALEGLQKYGMLHQLSIKDEDIWWAKDNDIKTFNEFKDNKSK; translated from the coding sequence ATGATTGATTTAATTCATCAAAATGTAGAGGCTAATAACGTAATCGTTTTTGTACACGGTTTCGTTGGCGGAAAGACTACATGGATAAATGAAAACGGAGAGAAACCTTTAATAGATTCTCTTTTATTAGAGGATGAGATTTATACAAATTTTGATATAGGAGTTTTTACTTATCATACACAACTATTAGAACTTTTTCCGAAAATTAAAAAATTAAAAAATATGATATGGGGAAAGAAAACTACTACAAATTCTCCTATTGATGATATTGCTAAAATTTTAAAAACTTCAATAACGTATAGATGTGAAAAATATGATAATATTATTTTGATAGGTCATAGCATGGGAGGACTTGTATCTAAAAGATTTATTCTTGATGATATAAATGAGTTTAGTGTATCGAGGGTTAAATTATATATATCGTTAGCAACACCACATTCAGGATCTAATTTGGCGAATTTGGGAGGTAAGATTGTAGATAATTTGCAAGTGAACGATATGAAACCATTAGGTAAGAATATAAATGAATTAAATGATGAATGGGTTAAATGCACAAACCTTCCTAAAAGGTTTTATGCCCAAGGAATGAGTGATAAAATTGTTCCTAAAGAAAGTTCCGTTGCCTTAGATAGAGATAAACAGAAAATTTTTTATTCTGACGATGATCATTTTAGTATTATTATCCCGGATAACGAGAATGATAATATACTATTAGCCTTAAAATCAGAGCTAATTAAGTTTTTTAAAAACGAACAAATAAGTTCAATAAAGAATAATGAAGTTTTTAAAGATAAGGGGCAATATGATGATGAAGTTTTTGTGTTAAAATTAATTATAGCTGATGTTCATGATACCCTTATAAGTGGAGCGAAACATGCTTTTTTTAGTGCAGAATTTACAGCAAGAAAGCTTGTGGCACTTGGAGTAGATGTAAGTGAGTTATCATTATTATATGAGAAAATTAAGCAACTATACATAATTGAATTTGGAGAATTAATTACTGGAAAACATAATAGTTCAAATGCTCTTGTTAATGCAATCCACAAACAAATACTTGAAAAAGATAGAAATTATTTAAATAGTAATTTTTCTGCACTAGAAGGGCTTCAAAAGTATGGCATGCTTCATCAATTATCAATAAAGGATGAAGATATATGGTGGGCTAAAGATAATGATATCAAAACCTTTAATGAGTTCAAAGACAATAAGTCTAAGTAA
- a CDS encoding ABC-three component system middle component 4, with amino-acid sequence MLPFYIPDFEVNLKIGKMISLLNQLSFNRNESPVLTLEKIALFEFLSKHPYLLNRILHQKDKEMVEFIRSEIYSIEAQFPNRKKLYDLKEIKKILNILIVYGFADVKLKNGIDVYYQVTEEGKVYADMLKSAFFARMSVIFLKMKPLQSQTFSNTNSLIEYYIKDGSKN; translated from the coding sequence ATGTTACCTTTTTATATTCCCGATTTTGAAGTAAATCTAAAAATAGGTAAAATGATTTCTTTATTGAATCAATTATCTTTTAATAGAAATGAGTCTCCAGTATTAACATTGGAGAAAATAGCCTTGTTTGAGTTTTTATCTAAACATCCATATTTATTGAATAGGATATTACATCAAAAAGACAAAGAAATGGTTGAATTTATACGGTCAGAAATTTATTCAATCGAAGCTCAATTTCCAAATAGGAAAAAACTTTATGATCTTAAGGAAATAAAAAAAATATTAAATATTCTCATAGTTTATGGTTTTGCTGATGTAAAATTAAAGAATGGAATAGATGTTTATTATCAAGTTACTGAAGAGGGTAAAGTATATGCAGATATGCTTAAATCAGCCTTTTTTGCAAGGATGAGTGTTATTTTTTTAAAAATGAAGCCCTTACAGTCTCAGACATTTTCGAATACAAATAGTTTAATTGAATACTATATAAAAGATGGCTCTAAAAATTAA
- a CDS encoding AAA family ATPase, which translates to MALKIKIPKLIVNQLTLVGHRKNYDVFFKKGLNIVYGDSDTGKSSVLSLIDYLLGASKVPLYDEIEIAGKYCLLELELSGELFTIKRDLFESNKDIEVYRSNIENLEDSFPKFYSPNYKREGIDGYFSEFLLANMNIPITKIKQSPSKEDSKMSSLSFRDINKFIYLDQDQVGTKRIFGDNYFRISKLKEGFKHMHNVLDSQISELDNAISEKVNERKELNKKNLSVSSFLNETKVYSLDQLNRKKEEKEDEVFSINQKIKSIDEDIISNSQGMNSLREDVNSYENKLKYLYEEKSTKQEELKQNVSLRNEYNNDIKKMIATVEVLEKLPNLIDRKTECPVCEQEMNLSSLKKGLVETDPKIIKSELNGIKRRKKDLDKIYSQLIDKIDSNKVLIDNHKIELDELRLQFDRQTKDIVTPYISQRDSLTNRAGEIRSDIKNLKYFYKIRNQQSTIESEIVTLDKIITNFSEDLKFLKDSAPTLDRVFIKLRDSLIGFLNFIGMKNVHGVTISDKSYLPMIRNKNYEEITSGGVRTLTSIGYFISLLEYAIHNSVNYPSFLMIDTIAKYIGKTKSEYDLGTNLNDDLIEGMNDSTKYENIYRYLLNLNNQNPENFQMIIVDNDIPTNLESKLKPFIVKHFSTNPIDEDTEIGFINDANNFTGFDSQEELEL; encoded by the coding sequence ATGGCTCTAAAAATTAAAATACCTAAACTAATAGTTAATCAACTAACTCTTGTCGGGCATAGGAAAAATTATGACGTTTTTTTTAAAAAGGGTTTGAATATTGTTTACGGTGATTCAGATACAGGAAAGTCGAGTGTTTTGAGTTTAATAGATTATTTGTTGGGAGCAAGTAAAGTTCCTTTGTATGATGAAATAGAAATTGCTGGAAAGTACTGTTTACTTGAATTAGAATTGTCTGGAGAACTTTTTACTATTAAAAGAGATCTCTTTGAATCTAATAAAGATATAGAAGTATACAGATCTAATATTGAAAATTTAGAAGATAGTTTCCCTAAATTTTATTCACCTAATTACAAAAGGGAAGGAATTGATGGTTATTTTTCTGAATTCTTATTAGCGAATATGAATATTCCAATAACTAAAATAAAACAATCTCCATCAAAAGAAGATTCAAAGATGAGTTCCTTGAGTTTTAGGGATATTAATAAGTTTATTTATTTGGATCAGGATCAGGTAGGAACTAAAAGAATCTTTGGCGATAATTATTTTAGAATATCAAAATTGAAAGAGGGTTTTAAACACATGCATAATGTGTTAGATTCACAAATTTCAGAATTAGATAATGCAATATCTGAAAAAGTTAATGAAAGAAAAGAATTGAATAAAAAAAACTTATCTGTATCATCCTTTTTAAATGAAACTAAAGTTTATTCTCTTGATCAATTAAATAGGAAAAAGGAAGAGAAGGAAGATGAGGTTTTTAGTATTAATCAAAAGATAAAAAGTATTGATGAAGACATTATCTCTAATAGTCAAGGGATGAATAGCTTAAGAGAGGATGTTAATTCTTATGAAAATAAATTAAAGTATTTGTACGAGGAGAAATCGACAAAACAAGAAGAATTAAAACAAAATGTATCATTAAGAAATGAATATAATAATGATATAAAAAAAATGATTGCAACTGTTGAGGTTCTTGAAAAGTTGCCAAATTTGATTGATAGAAAAACAGAATGTCCAGTTTGCGAACAGGAAATGAATTTAAGTTCTTTGAAGAAAGGGCTTGTTGAAACTGACCCTAAGATTATAAAATCAGAATTAAATGGAATTAAAAGAAGGAAAAAAGATTTAGATAAGATTTATTCTCAACTAATAGATAAAATTGATTCAAATAAGGTATTGATTGATAATCATAAAATTGAACTTGATGAATTACGACTCCAATTTGATAGACAAACAAAAGATATAGTTACACCATATATAAGCCAAAGAGATAGTCTTACAAATAGAGCTGGGGAGATTCGAAGTGATATTAAAAATTTAAAATACTTTTATAAAATTAGAAACCAACAATCAACAATTGAATCTGAAATTGTGACTCTTGATAAAATTATCACAAACTTTTCTGAGGATTTAAAATTTTTAAAAGATTCAGCTCCTACATTAGATAGGGTCTTTATAAAGTTGAGAGATAGTTTAATAGGTTTTTTGAATTTCATTGGAATGAAAAATGTTCATGGAGTCACAATTTCTGATAAATCATATCTCCCTATGATTAGAAATAAAAATTATGAAGAAATTACTTCCGGAGGTGTAAGAACATTAACATCAATAGGTTATTTTATCAGCTTACTTGAATATGCGATTCATAACTCTGTTAATTACCCTTCTTTTTTAATGATTGATACTATAGCTAAATACATTGGTAAAACTAAATCTGAATATGACTTAGGAACAAATTTAAATGATGATTTAATTGAAGGTATGAATGATTCCACTAAATATGAAAACATTTATAGATACTTACTTAATTTGAATAATCAGAATCCTGAAAACTTCCAAATGATAATTGTTGATAATGATATTCCTACTAATTTAGAAAGTAAATTGAAGCCTTTTATAGTAAAACATTTTAGTACAAATCCAATTGATGAGGACACCGAAATTGGTTTTATTAATGATGCTAATAATTTTACAGGTTTTGATTCTCAAGAAGAGTTGGAATTATAA